A portion of the Thunnus maccoyii chromosome 20, fThuMac1.1, whole genome shotgun sequence genome contains these proteins:
- the LOC121887374 gene encoding prostasin-like, which translates to MLSAELCGITPLNTRIVGGEDAPAGSWPWQASLQRFGSHICGGSLINREWVMSAAHCFSSTSTYRWKVSLGRQNLQGKNPNEVSRTVARIILHPNYDSDTNNNDIALLRLSSPVEFTDYIRPVCLAASSSVFNNGTDSWVTGWGAVKEGVSLPFPKTLQEVEVPVLGNRQCNCLNGVGTVTDNMICAGFLAGGKDSCQGDSGGPMVNQQGSVWVQSGIVSFGFGCARPNLPGVYSRVSSYQSWINSHITSDKPGFVQFSSSGLDADSSYTCPGLPPLVI; encoded by the exons ATGTTAAGTGCTGAAT TGTGTGGCATCACTCCGCTGAACACCAGGATAGTTGGAGGTGAAGATGCTCCAGCAGGGAGTTGGCCCTGGCAGGCTAGTCTGCAGAGATTTGGCAGCCATATTTGTGGTGGTTCCCTCATCAACAGAGAGTGGGTGATGtctgctgctcactgcttcTCCAG TACAAGTACATATAGATGGAAGGTTTCTCTCGGTCGTCAGAACCTGCAGGGCAAAAACCCAAACGAAGTGTCCAGAACTGTTGCCAGAATCATTTTGCATCCAAACTATGACAGCGACACCAACAACAACGACATCGCTCTGCTCAGACTCTCCTCACCAGTCGAATTCACAGACTACATCAGACCTGTGTGTCTGGCAGCCAGTAGCAGTGTGTTCAACAACGGTACTGATAGCTGGGTCACTGGCTGGGGAGCAGTCAAGGAGGGAG TTTCATTACCCTTCCCTAAAACTCTACAAGAAGTGGAGGTGCCAGTTCTGGGAAACAGACAGTGTAACTGTCTCAATGGAGTCGGCACAGTCACAGACAACATGATCTGTGCTGGTTTTCTGGCAGGGGGCAAAGACTCTTGTCAG GGTGACTCAGGAGGTCCAATGGTGAACCAGCAGGGCTCTGTCTGGGTCCAGTCTGGAATcgttagttttggttttggctGTGCTCGGCCCAATCTGCCAGGAGTCTACTCCAGAGTGTCCAGTTACCAGTCCTGGATCAACTCCCACATCACATCTGATAAGCCGGGCTTTGTCCAGTTCAGCTCCAGTGGGCTGGATGCTGACAGCAGCTACACCTGTCCTGGCCTGCCACCTCTTGTCatc